A region from the Rhodospirillaceae bacterium genome encodes:
- a CDS encoding DUF1272 domain-containing protein: MLILKPGCECCDRDLPPDGADARICSFECTFCAACAGSRLNGICPNCGGNLVARPIRPAALLAKFPASAERVFKPEGCAA, encoded by the coding sequence ATGCTGATCCTGAAACCGGGTTGCGAATGCTGCGACCGGGATCTGCCGCCGGACGGTGCCGATGCGCGCATCTGCAGCTTCGAGTGCACCTTCTGCGCCGCCTGTGCCGGGAGCCGGCTGAACGGCATCTGCCCCAACTGCGGCGGCAACCTGGTAGCGCGCCCGATCCGTCCGGCGGCCCTGCTGGCCAAATTCCCGGCTTCGGCCGAGCGGGTGTTCAAGCCGGAGGGTTGCGCCGCCTGA